CACTTTTTCCTCAGTAACTAACGATTGCACATCATTGTGAAATGGGGTAATCTTCTATGAGCGACCCAATAGTATTACTTAAGTTTCATAATACTATTGATGGTAGAAATGGGAAAACCAATGGTATAGTCGGCAGTATTAAATTACAACTTCATATACTTAGGTACATGGCGCTATGTTTACATAGCTAAGAATGGAAGATCAGTGCAAATCTGACGCGGTCCCGCCACTGTAATGCTGAGTATGCTAACGTGTTTCCACTGTATTTAATATACGGGAAGGAGTTAGTCATACGATGAAGCTAAGCCAGGATACATGCCATTTACTTTTTCTACGATTTCACGAGGATGAGAGGAGAGATGTTTAACTGTGCATTTATATGGGCATTGGTTTGTCCTTATATCCGTTTGTAAAACACCTTTCACAATGACTAGTGAGAGGTGTCTTTTTGTTCTACAAAAATATATCAAGATTTAGGAGATGGATCATTTTGCTACAAAAAACATGGAAAAAATACATGGCCTTATACTTGGCATTACTGATGATGTTTTCAGTGTTCAGCCCAACATCTGCGATGGCAGCAGGGGACATTTCAAGTGCCGAGGGCACCAAGGGATATGTAACGGTATCTGTTGAGAAATTCACATTGGGACAAGGCTACTTTATTGAGCCAGTTCTTGTTCCTTTTCAGGAAGGAGACAATGCTGCAGCCGTTATTTCAGAGCTCTTGGGAGAAGGTCGCTACCAGAGTGTAGGCAACGTAGAGAATAGCTTTTATTTGTCTAGCGTATACGATCCGGGCGCAGGAGCAGTAAATATCCCTTCTTATATCTTGCAAGCTCTTGGAGGGAAAGTCGGCGATCGAACTGATAAGGATTGGTTAGGCCAATTTGATTACTACACCAATTCGGGATGGATGTTTGCTGTCAACAATTCCTTCCCGAATGTCGGCTCTTCGGCAAAATTTGTTGAAAACGGCGATGTCATTCGTTGGCAATACACGCTCTTCGGGCTGGGGGCAGACTTAGGGGAAAACTCAGAAAGTCATAGCAAGCTTATTGAGACTGCCAATAAGGATGCATTAACTAAAAAAGTAGCAGAGATCAACAGCAGCACACATAAAACAGAAATTCTTGCTGATGTAGCTGTTCAGTCAGCTTACAATAACGCTTATAATGCACTCAAGAATATGGAAAGCAGCCAGTCTGTCGTTAACACTGCACTGAAAGCTTTGGTTGGAGCATTGGGTGAGAGCGTTGAACTGAATACGGCTGAATTGGTAGCCTCTATAGAAGCGGCGGAGATTAACAAAGCTTCTGCTAAGGTAAGTATTGACGGGTACGATGTAAGCACAATGGATTATTGGGTTGTAAAAGCAGACTTTGACGCATTGGTCGAAGTAATTGTATCGGCTCAACAGTTAGTCTTTAATTCTAATGCCTCACAAGAAGAGGTGGACGCAAAGGTATTGGCGCTTGATCAAGCTCAAACGGCCTTTAATCAAGCCAAGAAACAAGGCCTATTAGAAGAGGGAACTCAACCGAAATATAATATTACGTTTACGGTAGCACCTAAAACCACTAAATTAGAGCTGTATAATTCCAAAAATCAGCTCGTGGATATCGGCGATGGTGAAGCGGGCACTTATAGAGTATATAAATCTTCTTTATCTGCCGGAGTCTATAGCTATAAAGGGATTGACGCTAGCGGAAACTCTATTGGTGGAGGCAAGTTAACAGTAACGACGGAGCTGAACCAAACATTTTCATTCCGTCAATTGAACCTTAAAGCCGGTAATTCAGGATGGAATGCTGATTTAGATTATACGGTAAGGATCGGTCAGGACAGTCCGAGCGACACTTCTTTGATTTTGGGAACGAAGGTGGCTACGGGTCAATATCCCGTACTTGTTCTTACGGGCAAAACCTATTTTTATTCTTTTGCGCCAAATGCATCGCGGGAAGCCGAAGGTTATCTTGCACTTAACAGCAGCGTTACGGTCACGTTAGCCACTACAGCACAAAATATTAGTGGGACGATACCTTTCTCGGGAATCATTACTTTTAAGGTACCTGAGAAAGCTACATTGTTCGTAGGTCGGAAAACAAAACATTTTGTTTCGTTTGAACAAGTCGAGCCTTTGGAAACGACGATTCAAGAGGGTAAGCGGGTGTATCGCTACAAGCTGGGGGACAACCAGGAATATAACTACCGGGTAAGTCAAGAAGGTAAACTGACGAACACAGGGATATTTAGAGCGAATGCAGCGAGTGCAGCAATGGAAATTACGGAACAACAATTAAATGTTCTTTCACCTCACTCGATTCTAAACCGCGGAACTCATTTCGAAGGGAATATTTATCTCAATATTAATGAACAAAATCACTTGAAGCTGGCAGCACCCGGCGATACATTTAAATTATTAAGTTTACGCAGCTGGCAAGCTTTAATTGAAGGTGTCGGTAATTATTTCTTTGAACCTGATTTTTATTATGAAATTATTTCCGGCCAAGACGTCATTGATATTGTAAAAGGCGAGCCGGGCAGCTATTCAACGATCCGTGCGAAAGAAAACGGAACGGCGATTGTTAAAGTGACTTATGATGCTCTTAAGGTAAACGGGTCTACTTATATTACAAATGAAAAAGATGCTTATGGAGCAATTTGGCCGGAAAATGTCGGCTTGTTCGTTGTGACGGTAGGTCAAGGCAAGACAGGTATTGTAACCGGCATCGAGAGCAACAAGACGCGCAATCAGAAGGCCAATGAGAACAAGACGGGCAATGACGTCATGAACCTTCAGAATGGCGCATTCGATGCGGATATCGATAGTGTGTACTTCTTGAATACGGAGTCGGGAGCAACCTATACGTTCACCCCATCCGCAGGCAGCGCAGTCAGCGTACTCCGTCCTGAAATCAATCATAAGGCGGAAAGCGTATCTTATGGAGACGTTACATTCTCTACAAAGAATGTGACTGCAAATGCTGACGGATCGTTCAGTGTGCTACTGACGGAAGGTCGTAATATTGTCAAGGTGGAAAAAGCAGGTCTGGCCGAATACCAGGTCATGACGGCTAGGCCGCTGACTGTGACAGTCGATAATTTGACTCATCCAGGTAAAGAGGTTGGTCCGGGAGATCAAGTCAAGGTTGTATTGAATGGGATGTCGTTCCCGGCCAACAAGCTATCGGGCATATACAATTTTAATGCTCAGCTCAGATTTCTTGGAGGATCGAACCGGACATTGATTGCAACTCCTGCTGCTAAACAATATAACATTACAACGCAGGGTAATATCTTGGAATTCAAGGTGCCACAAGATCTAGAAGGCGGCTATAGTCTCAATGACGGACATCTTAAATTGGGCTTTTACGGCAGTCCTATTGGGGATCATCGTAATATTGATCCGCTAATAGGTGCTAATCCTAATTTTACGGCGTTGGAGAGAGAAGGATACTATAGTATTTTTCCTAAGCTCGTAATTGTTAAGGGGGCGGAAAAGGCTTCTCTGCGGCTTGCCATTGATGATGCTAAGAAACAACTGGTATCGGTCTCCGTGAGCACGGATGGAAGTGATGTTCTTCAGAGCGGCTATTGGGTGACTGAAGCAGAATACAGTCAATTAGCACAGCTTATTCAATCCGCCCAAGCATTAATAGCTGACAAAAATGCCAGCCAAGATGCAGTGGATGCCAAAGTACTAGCGCTAGATCAATCGCGCGATGCATTTAGCAAGGCCAAACAATTTGGATCGAAAAAAGTAGTTATCAATGTTAACGAACTGCTGAATAAGCATTTGTCTTACTTGGTGAAATCTGTAAGTATTCCAACATTCGGCACGAGTGATGGGGAATGGAGTATTCTTGCTCTTGCTCGCGCGAAATATAAGGTTCCTGAAGGCTATTATGCCACCTATTACAGCAATGTGGTACGTGAAGTCATAAGCTTAATGCCTAAAGGAAAGCTGCATTCTGCTAAGGGCACGGAGCATTCCAGACTGATCTTAGGCCTTACGGCAATTGGCAAGGACATCGAAAACGTTGCCGGGTATAATATCAGTGCAGCGCTAGCCGACTTTAATTATGTCACCAGGCAAGGGATTAACGGACCAATCTTTGCGCTGATTGCGTTCGACAGTCATCAATATGACATCCCTGTACGAGATGGGATTGACAACCCAACTACACGCGACAAACTGATTGACTATATTGTGAATAATGAAGTTGCCGGTGGAGGCTGGTCCTTGTCGGGGGCTGCTGATCCGGACATAACCGCAATGGCGCTTCAAGCTTTAGCTCCTTATTATGCGGAGAAGGCAAAGGTTAAATCGGCTGTAGATCGTGCAATTATTTGGCTTTCTTCTGTTCAGAATGCGGCTGGTGGTTACTCCAGCAGTGGCGCAGAAAATGTCCAAAGCGTCGCCCAAGTGATTGTTGCATTAACCACTCTGGGTATTGATCCGCATACCGATAAGAGGTTTAACAAGAAAGGCCACTCCGCAGTCGATAATTTGCTGACCTATGCGGTGCCGACTGGTGGATTTGTTCATCCCAAAGGTGGAAGTGTGAATGGGATGGCAACGGACCAAGCTACCTATGCCCTTGTTGCCTATGCCCGTTATCTGAACGGAGAAACCAGTCTGTATGATATGACAGATGTTGTCATTGATGTGACAAAGCCGATGGGTACGGTGGTCCTTCCGGATGACGATCAGCCTATCGATATTCCTAACGATGGTAAGGACTACACGATATTAGTGAAAGAATCGGATCGTGATAAGCAGGTTTCCGTTAAGCTGTCTGATTCTACGCAATCAAAAGCATTCATTAATTTGCCAGGCAATTCGGCGTTGCCGAATCTGACTGTCTCCAGAGGAAGCATCATAGCTGAATTCCCTAAAGGAATTACAATGGAAGGCGGGTCTAGTCAAACGCTTGAATTGATCACGTCCAATAATAAAAATGATGCTGCTCTTAAGTCGAACCTGATCAGTTTAATAGATACGAATCAGCAATTAAATGACGTTCACGAGTTTTTTACAATCGGCGGAGACCATTCGATCCACTTTACGAATGGATTTGTGGCTCTTACCTTTAAAGGCATGAAGGGTAAAAAAGCTGCATTTATTCAAAACGGCCAGCTTTCCTCGATTCAAACGTTTGCTAGTGATCTGGAAGGTTCGGAGAGCGGAAAGCATGAGTATGCGTATGAAATTGAAAATGATCTCATTGTTAAAACGAATCACTTTACAGACTTTGTCGTCTATTCGGTTAAGGACAAAACGGATGGCGGTGTCGTTACAGAACCTGTAAAAGCAACGATTCAATTATCGATTGACAAGCTAACGATAAATAAAGGATATGTATTATCGTCAACAACAGTTGAATTTACCCCGGGCGAATCGGCTTGGGATGTTTTGAAAAGAGAGATGGATAAGCGCGGTATCTCTTATAAATATTCCTTCTCGAATAAATACAATAGCGTATATGTTGAGTCTATTGCAGGCGATGGAGAATTTGATCATGGCAGCGGTAGCGGTTGGATGTATAGTGTCAATGGGAATTTCCCGAATTACGGTGCGAGTCAGTATAAGCTGAGCCAGGGAGATAGACTAGAGTTGCGCTACACGACCAATTATGGTGTAGATTTGGGCCGTGGTACTTCGGGAGCGGAAAAGGCTTCTCTGCGGCTGGCCGTTGATGATGCTAAGAAACAACTGGGATCGGTCTCCGTGAGCATGGACGGAAGCGATGTTCTTCTGAGCAACTATTGGGTGACGGAAGAAGTGTACAGTCAATTAGCGCAGCTTATTGAATCCGCCCAAGCATTAATAGCGGATGAAAATGCCAGCCACGATACAGTGGATGCCAAAGTACTAGCGCTAGACCAATCGCGCGATGCGTTTAGCAAGGCCAAACAATTTGGATCGAAAAAAGAAGCTCTCAATGTAAACGAACAGCTGAATAAGCATTTATCTTACTTGGTGAAATCTGTAAGCAATCCAACATTCGGCACGAGTGACGGGGAATGGAGTATTCTTGCTCTTGCTCGCGCGAAATATAAGGTTCCTGAAGGCTATTACGCCACTTATTACAGCAATGTGGTTCGTGAAGTCAAAAGATTAATGTCAGAAGGAAAGCTGCATGCCGCTAAGGGCACGGAGCATTCCAGGCTTATCTTAGGCCTTACGGCAATTGGCAAGGACATCGAAAACGTTGCCGGGTATAATATCAGTGCAGCGCTAGCCGACTTTGATTATGTCACCCAGCAAGGGATTAACGGACCAATTTTTGCGCTGATTGCGGTCGACAGTCATCAATATGACATCCCCGTAAGTAACGGGATTGCCAACCCAACTACACGCGAAAAACTGATTGACTATATTGTGAATCATGAAGTTGCTGGTGGAGGCTGGTCCTTGTCGGGGGCTGCTGATCCGGACATAACCGCAATGGCGCTTCAAGCTTTAGCTCCGTACGCGGAGAAGGCAAAGGTTAAAGCGGCTGTAGATCGTGCAATTCTTTGGCTTTCTTCTGTTCAGAACGAGGCTGGTGGTTATTCCAGCGGTGGCGAGGAAAATGTCCAAAGCGTCGCCCAAGTGATTGTTGCATTAACCACTCTGGGTATTGATCCGCATACCGATAAGAGGTTTAACAAGAACGGCCACTCCGCAGTCGATAATTTGCTGACCTATGCGGTGCCGACTGGTGGATTTGTTCATCCCAAAGGTGGAAGTGTGAATGGGATGGCAACGGACCAAGCTACCTATGCCCTTGTCGCCTATACCCGTTATCTGAACGGAGAAACCAGTCTGTATGATATGACAGATGTTGACATTGATGTGACAGAGCCTATTGGTACGGTGGACCTTCCGGATGACGGTCAGCCAATCATAATTTCTGACGACGGTAAGGACTACACGATTCACGTAAAAGAATCGGATAGTGATAAGCAGGTGTCCGTCAAGCTGCCTGATTCTGCGCAATCAAAAGCATTCATTAATTTTCCAGGAAATGCGGCGTTGCCGAATCTGACTGTCTCAAGAGGAAGCATCATAACCGAATTCCCTAAAGGGATTACAATGGATGGCGGATCTAATCAAACGCTTGAATTGATCACGTCCAATAATAAAAATGATGCTACTCTTAAGTCGAACCTGATCGGTTTAATAGATACAAATCAGCAATTAAATGATGTTAACGAGTTTTTTACAATGGGCGGAGACCATTCGATCCACTTTACGAATGGATTTGTGACCCTTACCTTTAAAGGCATGAAGGGTAAAAAAGCGGCATTTATTCAAAATGGCCAGATTTCTTCGATTCAAACGTTTCCTAGCGACCTGAAAGGGTTGGAGAGCGGAAAGCAAGAGTATGCATATGCGTATGCGTATGAAATTGAAAATGATCTCATTGTTAAAACGAATCACTTTACAGACTTTGTCGTCTATTCGGTTAAGGACAAAACCGATGGCGGTGTCGTTACAGAACCTGTAAAAGCAACGATTCAATTATCGATTGACAAGCTGACGATAAATAAAGGATATGTATTATCGCCAACAACAGTTGAATTTACCCCGGGTGAATCGGCTTGGGATGTTTTGAAAAGAGAGATGGATAAGCGCGGTATCTCTTATAGATATTCCTTCTCGAATAAATACAATAGCGTATATGTTGAGTCTATTGCAGACGATGGAGAATTCGATCATGGCAGCGGTAGCGGCTGGATGTATAGTGTCAATGGTACTTTCCCGAATTATGGTGCGAGCAACTATAAGCTGAACCAGGGAGATAGACTGCAATGGCGCTACACGACCGATTATGGTAAAGATGTGGGCGGCTATGTTCCTGACTCAGACACGAAAGATCCATGTGCGAAAGATCCAGGTACGAAAGATTCAGGTACGAAAGATTCATGTACGAAAGATCCAGTTACGGGAGGTCCAGGTGCGGGCGGTCCAGGTACAAAAGATCCGGGCACAAAAGAGCCTGAGAAGGAACAAAAGGCTTTGGCATATTTGTACAAGGATAGCGCCAAAGTATCCACATGGGCTTACGATCTCATTCTAGAAGCAACACAGAAAGGGTTTGTTCAAGGGAATAACGGTAAGCTGAATCCAAAAGACGAGATTACTAGAGCTGAATTTGCTAAGTTAATTGTTGAAGTCTTTAACGTTAAAGCAGATGGAGAGAGTGCCAATTCTTTCCGTGACGTCAAGGCAACGAACTGGTTCTATCCGTTCGTTAACGTAGCTTATGCAGCCGGGATTGTGACCGGGTACAAGGGTCAATTCCTGCCGAATGCTACGATCACAAGAGAAGAAATGGCGGTCATGATTGCAAGAGTGTTGAAGCGGGAGCCGGTTCAATCCAGCGTAATCTACAAAGACCGTGATCAAATTGCGTCATGGGCACAAAATCAGGTTGCGGACATCTCAGCGTTAAACATTATGATGGGTAACGCTGAGCAATTTAATCCGAAGGGTGTCGTAACCAGAGAGATGGCTTTCGTTGTTGCAATGAGAGCATATCAATACAGCAAGAACCAAGAAGTGAAATAGGTACTGAAACGAAAAGAACACTGACCTCATGCGGTCGGTGTTCTTTTATTATCTACCCTATCCTACCGCATCCCACTACTTTCGCTACATGCCGCATGCCGATGACCTCGCCTGCGGCATCGCGCATGCAGAGGGAAGTGTGTGTGTGTACTAGCTAACGAACCGTATCGAACTTATTACCGA
This portion of the Cohnella abietis genome encodes:
- a CDS encoding DUF4430 domain-containing protein, producing MLQKTWKKYMALYLALLMMFSVFSPTSAMAAGDISSAEGTKGYVTVSVEKFTLGQGYFIEPVLVPFQEGDNAAAVISELLGEGRYQSVGNVENSFYLSSVYDPGAGAVNIPSYILQALGGKVGDRTDKDWLGQFDYYTNSGWMFAVNNSFPNVGSSAKFVENGDVIRWQYTLFGLGADLGENSESHSKLIETANKDALTKKVAEINSSTHKTEILADVAVQSAYNNAYNALKNMESSQSVVNTALKALVGALGESVELNTAELVASIEAAEINKASAKVSIDGYDVSTMDYWVVKADFDALVEVIVSAQQLVFNSNASQEEVDAKVLALDQAQTAFNQAKKQGLLEEGTQPKYNITFTVAPKTTKLELYNSKNQLVDIGDGEAGTYRVYKSSLSAGVYSYKGIDASGNSIGGGKLTVTTELNQTFSFRQLNLKAGNSGWNADLDYTVRIGQDSPSDTSLILGTKVATGQYPVLVLTGKTYFYSFAPNASREAEGYLALNSSVTVTLATTAQNISGTIPFSGIITFKVPEKATLFVGRKTKHFVSFEQVEPLETTIQEGKRVYRYKLGDNQEYNYRVSQEGKLTNTGIFRANAASAAMEITEQQLNVLSPHSILNRGTHFEGNIYLNINEQNHLKLAAPGDTFKLLSLRSWQALIEGVGNYFFEPDFYYEIISGQDVIDIVKGEPGSYSTIRAKENGTAIVKVTYDALKVNGSTYITNEKDAYGAIWPENVGLFVVTVGQGKTGIVTGIESNKTRNQKANENKTGNDVMNLQNGAFDADIDSVYFLNTESGATYTFTPSAGSAVSVLRPEINHKAESVSYGDVTFSTKNVTANADGSFSVLLTEGRNIVKVEKAGLAEYQVMTARPLTVTVDNLTHPGKEVGPGDQVKVVLNGMSFPANKLSGIYNFNAQLRFLGGSNRTLIATPAAKQYNITTQGNILEFKVPQDLEGGYSLNDGHLKLGFYGSPIGDHRNIDPLIGANPNFTALEREGYYSIFPKLVIVKGAEKASLRLAIDDAKKQLVSVSVSTDGSDVLQSGYWVTEAEYSQLAQLIQSAQALIADKNASQDAVDAKVLALDQSRDAFSKAKQFGSKKVVINVNELLNKHLSYLVKSVSIPTFGTSDGEWSILALARAKYKVPEGYYATYYSNVVREVISLMPKGKLHSAKGTEHSRLILGLTAIGKDIENVAGYNISAALADFNYVTRQGINGPIFALIAFDSHQYDIPVRDGIDNPTTRDKLIDYIVNNEVAGGGWSLSGAADPDITAMALQALAPYYAEKAKVKSAVDRAIIWLSSVQNAAGGYSSSGAENVQSVAQVIVALTTLGIDPHTDKRFNKKGHSAVDNLLTYAVPTGGFVHPKGGSVNGMATDQATYALVAYARYLNGETSLYDMTDVVIDVTKPMGTVVLPDDDQPIDIPNDGKDYTILVKESDRDKQVSVKLSDSTQSKAFINLPGNSALPNLTVSRGSIIAEFPKGITMEGGSSQTLELITSNNKNDAALKSNLISLIDTNQQLNDVHEFFTIGGDHSIHFTNGFVALTFKGMKGKKAAFIQNGQLSSIQTFASDLEGSESGKHEYAYEIENDLIVKTNHFTDFVVYSVKDKTDGGVVTEPVKATIQLSIDKLTINKGYVLSSTTVEFTPGESAWDVLKREMDKRGISYKYSFSNKYNSVYVESIAGDGEFDHGSGSGWMYSVNGNFPNYGASQYKLSQGDRLELRYTTNYGVDLGRGTSGAEKASLRLAVDDAKKQLGSVSVSMDGSDVLLSNYWVTEEVYSQLAQLIESAQALIADENASHDTVDAKVLALDQSRDAFSKAKQFGSKKEALNVNEQLNKHLSYLVKSVSNPTFGTSDGEWSILALARAKYKVPEGYYATYYSNVVREVKRLMSEGKLHAAKGTEHSRLILGLTAIGKDIENVAGYNISAALADFDYVTQQGINGPIFALIAVDSHQYDIPVSNGIANPTTREKLIDYIVNHEVAGGGWSLSGAADPDITAMALQALAPYAEKAKVKAAVDRAILWLSSVQNEAGGYSSGGEENVQSVAQVIVALTTLGIDPHTDKRFNKNGHSAVDNLLTYAVPTGGFVHPKGGSVNGMATDQATYALVAYTRYLNGETSLYDMTDVDIDVTEPIGTVDLPDDGQPIIISDDGKDYTIHVKESDSDKQVSVKLPDSAQSKAFINFPGNAALPNLTVSRGSIITEFPKGITMDGGSNQTLELITSNNKNDATLKSNLIGLIDTNQQLNDVNEFFTMGGDHSIHFTNGFVTLTFKGMKGKKAAFIQNGQISSIQTFPSDLKGLESGKQEYAYAYAYEIENDLIVKTNHFTDFVVYSVKDKTDGGVVTEPVKATIQLSIDKLTINKGYVLSPTTVEFTPGESAWDVLKREMDKRGISYRYSFSNKYNSVYVESIADDGEFDHGSGSGWMYSVNGTFPNYGASNYKLNQGDRLQWRYTTDYGKDVGGYVPDSDTKDPCAKDPGTKDSGTKDSCTKDPVTGGPGAGGPGTKDPGTKEPEKEQKALAYLYKDSAKVSTWAYDLILEATQKGFVQGNNGKLNPKDEITRAEFAKLIVEVFNVKADGESANSFRDVKATNWFYPFVNVAYAAGIVTGYKGQFLPNATITREEMAVMIARVLKREPVQSSVIYKDRDQIASWAQNQVADISALNIMMGNAEQFNPKGVVTREMAFVVAMRAYQYSKNQEVK